The sequence CCTTCGTGATCGGGATCTCTTTCTTTTCTCGTCCCAACCGCCTACTATCAATGGGACAAATCGACATTACCCACACCCCCGCTCCTCTGGCGCGGGGGTGTTGCTTTGTGTTGTTTTTCCGAATTTATGGGTGCACAGACTGGCACCCTTTGATTTGACTGGAGAGTGGAATGACCAAACCCATCATTACTATTAATGAGCTGGATGCGGAACGCCTGGATGCGCTATTGGAACAACCGGCCTTTGCCAACACCGACGTCGCCGCCGCGCTGAACGACGAGTTGGATCGCGCGGAAATCCTGCCGCCGGAGAAAATGCCGGCCAACGTGGTGACCATGAACAGCCGCGTGCGTTTTCGCGATCTGCACACCGATGAAGAGCACGTGCGCACGCTGGTTTACCCGGCATCGCTGAAAGACAGCCATGATCAGCTGTCGGTGATGGCGCCGCTGGGCGCAGCGCTGCTCGGCATGCACGTCGGCAAGCAGATTTCCTGGCAATTGCCGAACGGTGAAGAAGCGCGGATTGAAGTGCTGGAATTGCTGTACCAGCCGGAAGCGGCGGGCGAATACCACCGTTAAGCGGTTCTCAGGGCGGCATCCGGCCGCCCTTTCTGTTTCAAACGCAGATAGCGATCAGCACGGCGATCAGCAGCAGCACGTAGATTTTGGCATGCAGCGCATCGCTCACCTTAGGCAAACAGCGCCTGGCAAATACGATCCCCGCAATCCCCGCCACCACCAGCAGCCCCAGAACGTTCAGATTGACGTAGCCCAGATACTGCGGCCCGCTCATCTCGCGCCACCCTAACACGATATACATCAGCGCGCCGATCACCGCCACCGGGATCGACAGCGGGTTGGCGGCGCTGACGCAATACTTCATGTCGTAGCCATGGCGGCGCAGCAGCGGCACCGTCATCACGCTGCCGCCCACCCCCAGCAGGGTGGCGATGCCGCCGATCAGCGGCCCGCCGCCCCACAGCGTGGCGGGGGAAAGTTCGGCGCGCGCCGGTTTGATCAAAAAACCCCGGCGGAACAGACAGTCGGCGATGGTCACCGCCATATAGGCCACGAATAGCCCGCGGATCACGCCGTCCGCCAGCAGCGAGGAGGCGAACGCGCCCAGCGCCGCGCCGATGCCGATGAAAAAGATCAGCGGCACGATGGTTTCGCGCAGTAGGTTGCCGCTGCGCCAGTTGGTCAGCGTGGCGTAACTCGCGTTGAGGATCATCACCGCCGTCGAGGTCGCCACCGCGATATGCATCGCCTGGCCGGGCTGCTCGCCCGACGCGGAGATCAGGTGATAGACGAAGGGCACCACCACAAAGCCGCCGCCGAAGCCGAACAGAATGGTGGTGATGCCGGTCAGAAAACCGGCACCCAGTACAATCAAGGTTTCAATCATGGCCGTGCGCCCGCACGAAGTCGTCGAACCCGGCGCAGAACTGCCCCGCCAGCGGGTGGAAACGATCGCCGACGAACAGCCCCAGATACTGCTCGCGCACGGCGTCATGGTCCACCAGCTCAATGCCCGCCTGTTCCGCCTGCGCCAGCGTCTGCGCGTCCGGGAAGCCCCAATAGCGCGAATCGCCCTGCTTTTCCGCCGCTATCGCTTCGCTGTGCTCCGCCCGCATCAGCTGACGCGCCAGGAAGGAGCCACTCTGCACGCCCAACAGCATCATGTTTTCCAGGAACGACAGATCGTGACGCAGCTCGGCGGGCAGGCGGGCGATAACCGGGCCGGCATCCCAGTGCTCATCCATTTCATGCAGCGTTACCGCACAGTCCCTGTCACCGTTCATCAACGCGCGGAACAGCGTCATCACCCCGCGATAACGCGGCAAGTCCCCCGGATGCAGGTTCCACAGCAGCTTGCCACGTCGGCTGAAGGCGCGCACATAGTCGGCGGAGAATTTCTGATAACAGCGCAGGGAGATCACCCCATCCATATGCCCCAGGCTGCTGATAAACGCGGCGTCATTGATGTCGAGAACGCGATGCGCTTTGACCCCGGCGGCGGCCAGGAACAGGGCCGGCGGCTGATAGGCCCCCTCGCAGGCGGCGGCGTTGCGGCCAACGAACGGGAACACGAAATCGTTCAGCACTTCGCGCTCATACAGCCCCAGGCGGCGAACCGCCGGCTCCTGCGTGCGCCCGGCGCTTTTCGCCAGGGGGAAATACACCGTAAAGGCACACTCGCCCTTCAGGGTGGCGATCAGATCCTGACACACCAGCCAGGAGAAAATGTCGTTGCCGACAAAGAGCGCTACGTTTTTCATGCTTCAGCCTTCTTTGCGTTGAAAATAGGGTTGTTGAACACGATCTTGCTGATATCTCGCGTGATGGACTCCATCGCCGAGGTGTAAAAAAGATCGCCCTTGGCAGGCGCGCCGAGCGAGTAGAGATGCTGCTCGCGGCCGCGTCGGTCGGCGATTTTCAGCGTGTGCGGGTTGCACTTCACGCCGCCGAACAGGTTCTCTTGCACCAGCCCGTCTTGCAGCAGTTGCTGGCTCAGACGGTTGGGCGGCAGTTGATAGGACGGCGTGGTGCAGTTGAACAGATACTGCGCATGTACCCGCGCCTCATGGCAACGAAGGATAAACCCGTCCGTTCCCTTGCTGATATCCGCCAGGCCGCCACAGGCGCGCAGGCGTTGGCTCTCCAACGCCGCTACGATCTTGTTGGCGTTCTTGATCGGCATGGCGTGCCGATTGCGCATCCAGGAGGAGTTGTAAAAGCGCATGAAGACCTGCCGGTTGTTGGCATCCATCTTGACCCAGGCGGCGCACACCGCCGGGTGGATCGCCGCCAGATAGCTGCAGATATGCTCCCGGGCAAAACGCGCGCGATCGAGGCTTTCCGCCAGATCGCGGTAACAATCGCGCCTTTCCCCCAGCGCCGAGAGCACCGTCAACCGCTCCGGCCCCGGATAGTGGCGCGCCAGCGCGGCGTTGATCGCATGCACCAGCTGGTGCGCGTCAATGAAATCGCGGCCGGCGACAAAGCGCCGCACCCCCTCCACAAACGCCTCCGGCGGCGGACGCATCAGCGCCGGCTGCACGCTGGGGAACAGGCCCGAGCGCGACAGGGCGCAGATGTCGGTCGCCCCCAGGCGCTCCATCAGCTCAACGATGGCGTCAATCGCCGTCAGGCTGCAGCCGATCACGCCGATGCTCGAATAAGGGTTGATCGGCGGCAGATCCTGGTGGGCCTGATAAGCGATCACCCCATCCACCGGATAGAGACATTCCGGCGGGTTGTGCCCCGAACACAGCACCAGCGCGTTCATCTGTTCGGCGCCGCCACAGGTGGTGGTCAGCCGGTAGTCGGCTTCCAGCGGCGCGATGGCATTCACTTCGGCGGTTATGAAATTCAGCGCTACGTTGCTGTCCGCCGCCATATAAATCGTCATGTCGCGAATAAAATCGAGATATTCACGATACAGCCAGCGCGGCGGATAACGATCCTGGCAAAACTGTGGGAAATGCATGGTGATCCAATCGACGAAGTGCGCATCGTCGAAAAT comes from Serratia sarumanii and encodes:
- a CDS encoding sulfite exporter TauE/SafE family protein — protein: MIETLIVLGAGFLTGITTILFGFGGGFVVVPFVYHLISASGEQPGQAMHIAVATSTAVMILNASYATLTNWRSGNLLRETIVPLIFFIGIGAALGAFASSLLADGVIRGLFVAYMAVTIADCLFRRGFLIKPARAELSPATLWGGGPLIGGIATLLGVGGSVMTVPLLRRHGYDMKYCVSAANPLSIPVAVIGALMYIVLGWREMSGPQYLGYVNLNVLGLLVVAGIAGIVFARRCLPKVSDALHAKIYVLLLIAVLIAICV
- a CDS encoding formyltransferase family protein encodes the protein MKNVALFVGNDIFSWLVCQDLIATLKGECAFTVYFPLAKSAGRTQEPAVRRLGLYEREVLNDFVFPFVGRNAAACEGAYQPPALFLAAAGVKAHRVLDINDAAFISSLGHMDGVISLRCYQKFSADYVRAFSRRGKLLWNLHPGDLPRYRGVMTLFRALMNGDRDCAVTLHEMDEHWDAGPVIARLPAELRHDLSFLENMMLLGVQSGSFLARQLMRAEHSEAIAAEKQGDSRYWGFPDAQTLAQAEQAGIELVDHDAVREQYLGLFVGDRFHPLAGQFCAGFDDFVRAHGHD
- the rnk gene encoding nucleoside diphosphate kinase regulator; translated protein: MTKPIITINELDAERLDALLEQPAFANTDVAAALNDELDRAEILPPEKMPANVVTMNSRVRFRDLHTDEEHVRTLVYPASLKDSHDQLSVMAPLGAALLGMHVGKQISWQLPNGEEARIEVLELLYQPEAAGEYHR
- a CDS encoding FAD/NAD(P)-binding protein, with amino-acid sequence MYKFGVVGGGAAGIAFAYNFIKNKSVNHCKRPLSLTVFDKQGFKGGMAYSSDFDSHILNMTPENMSADIFDDAHFVDWITMHFPQFCQDRYPPRWLYREYLDFIRDMTIYMAADSNVALNFITAEVNAIAPLEADYRLTTTCGGAEQMNALVLCSGHNPPECLYPVDGVIAYQAHQDLPPINPYSSIGVIGCSLTAIDAIVELMERLGATDICALSRSGLFPSVQPALMRPPPEAFVEGVRRFVAGRDFIDAHQLVHAINAALARHYPGPERLTVLSALGERRDCYRDLAESLDRARFAREHICSYLAAIHPAVCAAWVKMDANNRQVFMRFYNSSWMRNRHAMPIKNANKIVAALESQRLRACGGLADISKGTDGFILRCHEARVHAQYLFNCTTPSYQLPPNRLSQQLLQDGLVQENLFGGVKCNPHTLKIADRRGREQHLYSLGAPAKGDLFYTSAMESITRDISKIVFNNPIFNAKKAEA